One region of Brassica napus cultivar Da-Ae chromosome A10, Da-Ae, whole genome shotgun sequence genomic DNA includes:
- the LOC106372118 gene encoding transcription factor WER isoform X1, with the protein MRKKVSSGEEGNNEYKKGLWTVEEDKILMDYVKAHGKGHWNRIAKKTGLKRCGKSCRLRWMNYLSPNVKRGNFTDQEEDLIIRLHKLLGNRWSLIAKRVPGRTDNQVKNYWNTHLSKKLGIKDPKNKPSNGDIVYQINLTNPTETLEETKISNINDNDEIQEDRHGSNYLSSLWVHDDTFELSTLTNMMEFLDGHCF; encoded by the exons atgagaaagaagGTAAGTAGTGGCGAAGAAGGAAACAATGAGTACAAGAAAGGTTTGTGGACCGTAGAGGAAGACAAGATCCTCATGGATTATGTCAAAGCTCATGGCAAAGGCCATTGGAATCGTATTGCCAAAAAGACAG GTTTAAAGAGATGTGGAAAGAGTTGTAGATTGAGGTGGATGAACTATCTCAGCCCAAATGTGAAAAGAGGTAATTTCACCGATCAAGAAGAAGATCTTATCATTAGGCTCCACAAGTTGCTTGGCAATAG GTGGTCTTTGATTGCTAAAAGAGTGCCGGGTCGGACAGACAATCAAGTGAAGAATTACTGGAACACGCATCTTAGTAAGAAACTCGGAATCAAAGATCCCAAAAACAAGCCGAGCAATGGTGATATCGTTTATCAGATCAATCTCACAAATCCTACTGAAACattagaagaaacaaaaatctcGAATATTAACGACAACGATGAAATTCAAGAAGACCGCCACGGAAGTAACTACCTGAGTTCACTTTGGGTTCATGATGATACGTTTGAACTAAGTACACTCACCAACATGATGGAGTTTCTAGACGGACACTGCTtttga
- the LOC106372118 gene encoding transcription factor WER isoform X2, whose product MSKLMAKAIGIVLPKRQRCGKSCRLRWMNYLSPNVKRGNFTDQEEDLIIRLHKLLGNRWSLIAKRVPGRTDNQVKNYWNTHLSKKLGIKDPKNKPSNGDIVYQINLTNPTETLEETKISNINDNDEIQEDRHGSNYLSSLWVHDDTFELSTLTNMMEFLDGHCF is encoded by the exons ATGTCAAAGCTCATGGCAAAGGCCATTGGAATCGTATTGCCAAAAAGACAG AGATGTGGAAAGAGTTGTAGATTGAGGTGGATGAACTATCTCAGCCCAAATGTGAAAAGAGGTAATTTCACCGATCAAGAAGAAGATCTTATCATTAGGCTCCACAAGTTGCTTGGCAATAG GTGGTCTTTGATTGCTAAAAGAGTGCCGGGTCGGACAGACAATCAAGTGAAGAATTACTGGAACACGCATCTTAGTAAGAAACTCGGAATCAAAGATCCCAAAAACAAGCCGAGCAATGGTGATATCGTTTATCAGATCAATCTCACAAATCCTACTGAAACattagaagaaacaaaaatctcGAATATTAACGACAACGATGAAATTCAAGAAGACCGCCACGGAAGTAACTACCTGAGTTCACTTTGGGTTCATGATGATACGTTTGAACTAAGTACACTCACCAACATGATGGAGTTTCTAGACGGACACTGCTtttga
- the BNAA10G19110D gene encoding uncharacterized protein BNAA10G19110D: MQDFSYSTESFSPSFSFYVSGDGEIVEAAVRVVRESYGDDTAEFEFETLPLHEENFFHFPTTTETKSFDSSHKEEEDDDVAADGVTSKDLFYGGGWMLDQSISSPSQSPSSSESSDSEDLSPRGYNCFWSPTRSPARVDSSKSKTSSAPKRCRIKDLLRRSHSDGAVSTTSEPKRCRFKDLLRRSHSDGRGSGSLVSPSGNSSPAVRGRNKTTSNKYTNTGEVNMRRKTYLPYRQDLIGVFAGMSRLSR; this comes from the coding sequence ATGCAAGATTTTTCATATTCTACGGAGTCCTTTAGCCCTAGCTTCAGTTTTTATGTCTCCGGTGACGGTGAGATCGTCGAAGCCGCCGTTAGAGTTGTCCGTGAGTCTTACGGCGACGACACCGCTGAGTTCGAGTTCGAAACATTACCGTTACACGAAGAGAACTTCTTCCACTTCCCAACGACGACGGAGACGAAATCTTTCGATAGCTCACAcaaggaggaagaagacgatgacGTGGCAGCGGATGGAGTCACCTCGAAGGATCTTTTCTACGGTGGTGGATGGATGCTTGATCAGTCTATATCCTCGCCGTCTCAGTCGCCTTCATCTTCCGAGTCTTCAGACTCGGAGGATCTTTCCCCGAGAGGATACAACTGTTTCTGGAGCCCGACCCGATCTCCGGCGAGAGTTGATAGCTCCAAGAGTAAAACTTCGAGCGCACCGAAACGGTGCCGTATTAAGGATCTTTTAAGGAGAAGCCACAGCGACGGAGCTGTTTCGACCACGAGCGAGCCTAAACGATGTCGTTTCAAGGATCTTCTGAGGAGAAGTCACAGCGACGGCAGAGGAAGTGGGTCTTTAGTTTCGCCGAGCGGGAACAGCTCACCAGCAGTAAGAGGGAGAAACAAAACGACGTCGAATAAGTATACTAATACTGGGGAAGTGAATATGAGAAGAAAGACTTATTTACCTTACAGGCAGGATTTGATCGGCGTTTTCGCCGGAATGAGTAGACTCAGTCGATAA